DNA sequence from the Bradysia coprophila strain Holo2 unplaced genomic scaffold, BU_Bcop_v1 contig_97, whole genome shotgun sequence genome:
ttaaaaaattctcctGCGTTCGTTTATACATTCAAGACAGAAATattgttttacaaaaatttgattaaaccGTTAGTCGTTGAGACGCTGGCAATTTGTCAAAGAATGGATGCGTCAATGCCTCCTTCAATGTAATTCTCTTCGCCGGTTCGTAAGCCAACATTTTCTCCATCAAGTCGATTAAGTCGTCATCGATTTCCGCCTTTATTGAAGTACGCAGCGGTTGATGACAATGTACCTCTAACGGTCGCTGAGTCCAATCGAAGTTTAACTTACCATTCGGAAAGTTTATGCTCGCCGGCTACAGGAAATTCACCAGAATTCTTTCCATTATCGCCAAATGTTCCAAATCGTCATCGTCTGTATTGAATAGCAGGTTTCCGGTGTGTAATTCGTAAAGAATGCAACCGATCGACCACACATCGACTGGATGGctccaattatttttcagcacGACTTCAGGTGCACGATAACACCGATTACTGATGGTGTATGACTGAGGTAATTCGTCATCTTCAGCACAGCCCAAATCGATCAAACGAATATCATTTCGGTTAACCGACcgaatattcattttcttctccgGATGATACTCCTTCGTGTAGCTCGAATCCACAAACAGAATATTGTCCGTCTTCAGGTCGGTGTGTATGATCCCTTGTTGATGTAAAAAGTTCACTGCATGGCACAGCTGGTAGGCCATGTGCCGCACTTGATCCATCGGGAACGGTACGAATTCGTTGAGTTCGAGGAAATGGTACACATCGGATCCAAGTATGTCGAATGTAATGCAGTAGTGTCCGTGCCATAAAAATGCATCTCGCATTTTGGCACATAGGCTGGTGTCGTCCGGATCGCGTCGTGCAATATAACCCAAAAACATGATTTCTCTCTTTGCcgccttcctgcaacttgaCTTATTTCTGCTCACTTTCAATGCAACTGTTGACTCCGTTTTGGTGTCCGTGACTTCCACCACCCGGCTGAAGGAGCCTTTGCCCAGTTTTCTCACAATTCGATATCTATCGGTTATGGTTGCACCCGGTTCACAGATGAGATGGCCATGTCGGTCTACGCTTGGACTCGGTTCAGTTTCGGTACACGTTTGGT
Encoded proteins:
- the LOC119085579 gene encoding dual specificity protein kinase CLK2-like translates to MSNQTCTETEPSPSVDRHGHLICEPGATITDRYRIVRKLGKGSFSRVVEVTDTKTESTVALKVSRNKSSCRKAAKREIMFLGYIARRDPDDTSLCAKMRDAFLWHGHYCITFDILGSDVYHFLELNEFVPFPMDQVRHMAYQLCHAVNFLHQQGIIHTDLKTDNILFVDSSYTKEYHPEKKMNIRSVNRNDIRLIDLGCAEDDELPQSYTISNRCYRAPEVVLKNNWSHPVDVWSIGCILYELHTGNLLFNTDDDDLEHLAIMERILVNFL